One window from the genome of Streptomyces sp. NBC_00708 encodes:
- a CDS encoding phosphatase: MPIPSRAALVEHLVRTRIAGDVATPRDNNLAHYRSLANGDRYYWLGLELGDRWRDEQDVLAVMAERCGVSDDPEHRFGQDTIDPELTVDALDRAAARLRKAAEGSERVLFATGHPGGLLDVHRQTAQALRAAGCEIVRIPGGLMADEGMVFQFADVAVQERGATLWHTHSPAPMAAVLDGLEREGRPLPDLVVADHGWAGCAAQRGLDAIGYADCNDPALFLGESEGTLQVAVPLDDHVLDPRFYDPMTDYLLDAAGLL; the protein is encoded by the coding sequence ATGCCGATACCCAGCCGCGCCGCCCTCGTCGAACACCTCGTCCGTACGCGCATCGCGGGGGACGTCGCCACCCCGCGCGACAACAACCTCGCCCACTACCGGAGCCTGGCCAACGGCGACCGGTACTACTGGCTGGGTCTGGAGCTGGGCGACCGGTGGCGCGACGAGCAGGACGTGCTGGCCGTGATGGCCGAGCGCTGCGGGGTCAGCGACGACCCGGAGCACCGGTTCGGGCAGGACACCATCGACCCCGAGCTGACCGTCGACGCCCTGGACCGGGCAGCCGCCCGGCTGCGGAAGGCCGCCGAGGGCTCCGAGCGGGTCCTCTTCGCCACCGGCCATCCCGGCGGCCTGCTCGACGTGCACCGGCAGACGGCGCAGGCGCTGCGGGCGGCCGGCTGCGAGATCGTACGGATTCCGGGCGGGCTGATGGCCGACGAGGGCATGGTCTTCCAGTTCGCGGACGTCGCCGTGCAGGAGCGCGGCGCGACGCTCTGGCACACCCACTCCCCGGCCCCGATGGCCGCCGTCCTGGACGGGCTGGAGCGGGAGGGGCGCCCGCTGCCCGACCTGGTCGTCGCCGACCACGGCTGGGCCGGCTGCGCGGCGCAGCGCGGCCTGGACGCCATCGGTTACGCGGACTGCAACGACCCGGCGCTGTTCCTCGGGGAGTCCGAGGGCACACTCCAGGTCGCCGTCCCGCTCGACGACCATGTGCTGGACCCGCGCTTCTACGACCCGATGACGGACTATCTGCTGGACGCGGCGGGGCTGCTCTGA